A genomic region of Saccopteryx bilineata isolate mSacBil1 chromosome 1, mSacBil1_pri_phased_curated, whole genome shotgun sequence contains the following coding sequences:
- the ANO8 gene encoding anoctamin-8 isoform X3, producing MAEATSGAGGTSLEGERGKRPPPEGEPAAPVSGVLDKLFGKRLLQAGRYLVSHKAWMKTVPTENCDVLMTFPDTTDDHTLLWLLNHIRVGIPELIVQVRHHRHTRAYAFFVTATYESLLRGADELGLRKAVKAEFGGGTRGFSCEEDFIYENVESELRFFTSQERQSIIRFWLQNLRAKPGEALHNVRFLEDQPIIPELVARGIIQQVFPVHEQRILNRLMKSWVQAVCENQPLDEICDYFGVKIAMYFAWLGFYTSAMVYPAVFGSVLYTFTEADQASQDVSCVVFALFNVVWSTLFLEEWKRRGAELAYKWGTLDSPAEAVEEPRPQFRGVRRISPVTQAEEFYYPPWKRLFFQLFVSVPLCFTCLACMFLLMLGCFQLQELVLSVKGLPRLAQFLPKVMLALLVSISAEGYKKLAIWLNDMENYRLESAYEKHLIIKVVLFQFVNSYLSLFYIGFYLKDMERLKEMLATLLITRQFLQNLREILQPHLYRRLGQGELSLRAAWELARALLGLLSLRRPAPYHPEPQAEEGGGSGGIGGRRCLSGGCGAPEEEEEATVERRPAGEGGEVENGSRGGKEEEEEEEDEDEDEDEEEGEEGGLLDCGLRLKKVSFAERGVARHRPSPSPEAFLEEGSPTMVEKGLEPGVFTLAEEDDEAEGAPGSPERETPVVLLRRAGGEGRDQGPDGGPELETGSGDLARRQRRQNRSSWIDPPEEEHSPQLTQAELESCMKKYEDYQEMFVQFGYVVLFSSAFPLAALCALVNNLIEIRSDALKLCTGLQRPFGQRVESIGQWQKVMEAMGVLAIVVNCYLIGQCGQLQRLFPWLGPEAAIVSVVVLEHFALLLKYLIHVAIPDIPGWVAEEMAKLEYQRREAFKRHERQAQHHYQQQQRRRREEEERQRHAEYHARRERDTSGREETRAEGSGLDPAAPEKASAKAKSIGVGGHSSERPKRPGSLLAPNNVMKLKQIIPLQGKFLSSGSASSMAGMGPGSATRPTPAQSPTGSDTRLPAFLSFKFLKSPETRRDSERSHSPPKAFHAGKLFPFGGGSRAEAGANGAGGQVRPAGTPGGCSGSGSSGGRSQRSGPADEAAAEEPDTLRPEEEGSGTALAPMSTPAFHRSRSPAWSTSTPLPRPPTPPVGCWQWDGPWGCGGEGTVPRQDPTTNAECPPCALAGPPSTPQPLPGDASFYSLVPPPLPPSSESPESPTASPSPQALCWPSGWH from the exons ATGGCCGAAGCTACCTCCGGCGCTGGGGGCACGTCCCTGGAGGGCGAGCGCGGCAAGAGGCCCCCGCCAGAGGGCGAGCCTGCAGCCCCGGTGTCCGGAGTTTTGG ATAAGCTTTTTGGGAAGCGGCTCCTGCAAGCAGGTCGATACCTGGTGTCCCACAAGGCATGGATGAAGACTGTGCCCACGGAGAACTGCGACGTGCTGATGACCTTCCCAG ATACCACTGATGACCACACGCTGCTATGGCTGCTGAACCACATCCGCGTGGGCATCCCCGAGCTCATAGTGCAAGTCCGCCACCACCGCCACACACGTGCCTATGCCTTCTTCGTCACCGCCACATATGAGAG CCTACTCCGAGGGGCCGACGAGCTGGGTCTGCGTAAAGCAGTGAAAGCCGAGTTTGGCGGTGGTACCCGCGGCTTCTCCTGTGAGGAGGACTTTATCTACGAAAATGTGGAGAGTGAGCTACGTTTCTTCACTTCCCAG GAGCGCCAGAGCATCATCCGCTTCTGGCTTCAGAACCTGCGTGCTAAGCCCGGTGAGGCACTGCACAATGTGCGTTTCCTGGAAGACCAGCCAATCA TTCCTGAGCTGGTGGCCCGTGGGATCATCCAGCAAGTGTTCCCAGTCCATGAGCAGCGCATCCTGAACCGTCTCATGAAGTCATGGGTGCAGGCTGTGTGTGAAAACCAGCCTCTAG ATGAGATCTGCGACTATTTTGGCGTGAAGATTGCCATGTACTTTGCCTGGCTGGGCTTCTACACATCGGCGATGGTGTACCCAGCTGTCTTTGGCTCTGTCCTATACACATTCACAGAGGCTGACCAG GCAAGCCAAGATGTATCCTGTGTGGTCTTTGCCCTGTTCAACGTGGTTTGGTCAACACTATTCTTGGAGGAGTGGAAACGGAGGGGGGCGGAGCTGGCCTACAAGTGGGGGACACTGGACTCACCAGCGGAAGCCGTGGAGGAGCCACGACCCCAGTTCAGG GGCGTGCGGCGCATCAGCCCAGTGACACAGGCTGAGGAATTCTACTATCCACCCTGGAAGCGGCTGTTCTTCCAGCTGTTCGTGAGCGTTCCCCTGTGCTTCACCTGCTTGGCCTGCATGTTCCTGCTCATGCTCGGCTGCTTCCAGTTGCAG gagctGGTGCTGAGTGTGAAGGGGCTGCCCCGACTTGCCCAGTTCCTGCCCAAGGTTATGCTGGCCCTGCTGGTCAGTATAAGCGCAGAGGGCTACAAGAAGCTTGCCATATGGCTCAACGACATGG AGAATTACCGGCTGGAGAGCGCCTATGAGAAGCACCTCATCATCAAGGTGGTTCTG TTCCAATTTGTCAATTCCTACCTGAGCCTCTTCTACATTGGCTTCTACCTCAAGGACATGGAGCGTCTGAAAGAG ATGCTGGCCACTCTGCTGATCACCCGTCAGTTTCTCCAGAACTTGCGCGAGATCCTGCAGCCACACTTGTACCGGCGGCTGGGCCAAGGCGAGCTCAGCTTGAGGGCTGCCTGGGAGCTGGCCCGGGCCCTGCTTGGCCTGCTCAGCCTTCGGCGCCCTGCACCCTACCACCCTGAACCCCAGGCTGAAgagggtggtggcagtggtggtaTAGGGGGCCGCAGATGTCTCAGTGGGGGCTGCGGGGCccctgaggaggaggaagaggccacagtgGAACGGCGGCCTGCAGGGGAAGGCGGGGAGGTGGAGAATGGGTCGAGAGGgggcaaggaggaggaggaggaggaggaggatgaggatgaggatgaggatgaggaagagggtgaggagggtggcCTTCTGGACTGTGGGCTCCGTCTAAAGAAGGTCAGCTTTGCTGAGCGGGGGGTTGCGCGACATCGACCCAGCCCAAGTCCAGaggccttcctggaggaggggagcCCCACAATGGTagagaaggggctggagccaggcGTGTTCACACTAGCCGAGGAGGATGATGAAGCAGAGGGGGCACCTGGCAGCCCTGAGCGGGAGACCCCGGTGGTTCTGCTTCGCCGGGCTGGGGGCGAGGGCCGGGACCAGGGGCCAGATGGGGGCCCAGAGCTGGAGACTGGCTCAGGTGACTTGGCCCGGAGGCAGCGGCGGCAGAATCGGTCCTCTTGGATCGACCCGCCTGAGGAGGAGCACTCGCCCCAACTTACCCAGGCTGAACTTGAGAGCTGTATGAAGAAGTATGAG GACTACCAGGAAATGTTTGTGCAGTTCGGCTACGTCGTCCTCTTCTCATCTGCCTTCCCCCTGGCTgcgctgtgtgccctggtcaacAACCTCATTGAGATTCGCAGTGATGCCCTCAAGCTGTGCACGGGGCTGCAGCGGCCCTTTGGGCAGCGGGTCGAGAGCATCGGCCAGTGGCAG AAGGTGATGGAGGCCATGGGTGTCCTGGCAATTGTAGTCAACTGCTATCTCATCGGCCAGTGTGGACAGCTGCAGCGCCTCTTCCCCTGGCTTGGTCCTGAGGCCGCCATCGTGTCTGTGGTGGTGCTTGAG CACTTCGCTCTGCTTCTCAAGTACCTCATCCATGTGGCCATTCCTGACATCCCAGGGTGGGTGGCCGAGGAAATGGCCAAACTCGAGTACCAGCGCCGGGAGGCCTTCAAG AGACACGAGCGCCAGGCCCAGCACCAttaccagcagcagcagcggcggcggcgggaggAGGAGGAACGCCAGCGTCATGCAGAGTACCACGCCCGGCGGGAACGTGACACAAGTGGCCGGGAGGAGACCCGGGCTGAGGGCTCTGGGCTGGACCCCGCTGCCCCTGAGAAGGCCTCAGCCAAAGCCAAGAGCATTGGGGTGGGTGGCCATAGTTCGGAGCGGCCCAAGCGTCCAGGATCCCTGTTGGCGCCTAACAATGTCATGAAGCTGAAGCAGATCATCCCGCTGCAGGGCAAGTTCTTGTCATCAGGGTCTGCATCCTCAATGGCAGGCATGGGGCCTGGCTCTGCCACACGGCCAACCCCTGCCCAGTCGCCCACAGGCAGCGATACCCGCCTGCCAGCCTTCCTTAGCTTCAAGTTCCTCAAGTCACCTGAGACCCGGCGGGACTCCGAACGCAGCCACTCACCTCCCAAGGCCTTCCACGCTGGCAAGCTCTTCCCCTTCGGCGGCGGGTCccgggctgaggctggggccaaTGGGGCGGGCGGGCAGGTCCGGCCGGCCGGGACCCCTGGCGGTTGCAGTGGCAGTGGCAGCAGTGGTGGCCGGTCCCAGCGCAGTGGGCCGGCAGACGAGGCTGCAGCTGAAGAGCCAGACACCCTCCGGCCTGAAGAGGAAGGCTCAG GGACAGCACTGGCCCCCATGAGCACCCCAGCCTTTCACCGGAGCCGGAGCCCAGCGTGGTCGACATCAACACCGCTGCCCCGGCCCCCAACTCCGCCTGTTGGTTGCTGGCAGTGGGATGGGCCTTGGGGCTGTGGGGGCGAAGGCACAGTCCCCCGCCAGGACCCCACCACCAACGCAGAGTGCCCaccctgtgccctggctggaccCCCTTccaccccccagcccctgccaggGGACGCCAGCTTCTACAGCCTCGTGCCTCCGCCTCTGCCACCATCCTCCGAGTCCCCTGAGTCTCCTACGGCCTCTCCCAGCCCCCAGGCTCTGTGCTGGCCCAGTGGCTGGCACTAG
- the ANO8 gene encoding anoctamin-8 isoform X5, with protein sequence MAEATSGAGGTSLEGERGKRPPPEGEPAAPVSGVLDKLFGKRLLQAGRYLVSHKAWMKTVPTENCDVLMTFPDTTDDHTLLWLLNHIRVGIPELIVQVRHHRHTRAYAFFVTATYESLLRGADELGLRKAVKAEFGGGTRGFSCEEDFIYENVESELRFFTSQERQSIIRFWLQNLRAKPGEALHNVRFLEDQPIIPELVARGIIQQVFPVHEQRILNRLMKSWVQAVCENQPLDEICDYFGVKIAMYFAWLGFYTSAMVYPAVFGSVLYTFTEADQASQDVSCVVFALFNVVWSTLFLEEWKRRGAELAYKWGTLDSPAEAVEEPRPQFRGVRRISPVTQAEEFYYPPWKRLFFQLFVSVPLCFTCLACMFLLMLGCFQLQELVLSVKGLPRLAQFLPKVMLALLVSISAEGYKKLAIWLNDMENYRLESAYEKHLIIKVVLFQFVNSYLSLFYIGFYLKDMERLKEMLATLLITRQFLQNLREILQPHLYRRLGQGELSLRAAWELARALLGLLSLRRPAPYHPEPQAEEGGGSGGIGGRRCLSGGCGAPEEEEEATVERRPAGEGGEVENGSRGGKEEEEEEEDEDEDEDEEEGEEGGLLDCGLRLKKVSFAERGVARHRPSPSPEAFLEEGSPTMVEKGLEPGVFTLAEEDDEAEGAPGSPERETPVVLLRRAGGEGRDQGPDGGPELETGSGDLARRQRRQNRSSWIDPPEEEHSPQLTQAELESCMKKYEKVMEAMGVLAIVVNCYLIGQCGQLQRLFPWLGPEAAIVSVVVLEHFALLLKYLIHVAIPDIPGWVAEEMAKLEYQRREAFKRHERQAQHHYQQQQRRRREEEERQRHAEYHARRERDTSGREETRAEGSGLDPAAPEKASAKAKSIGVGGHSSERPKRPGSLLAPNNVMKLKQIIPLQGKFLSSGSASSMAGMGPGSATRPTPAQSPTGSDTRLPAFLSFKFLKSPETRRDSERSHSPPKAFHAGKLFPFGGGSRAEAGANGAGGQVRPAGTPGGCSGSGSSGGRSQRSGPADEAAAEEPDTLRPEEEGSGTALAPMSTPAFHRSRSPAWSTSTPLPRPPTPPVGCWQWDGPWGCGGEGTVPRQDPTTNAECPPCALAGPPSTPQPLPGDASFYSLVPPPLPPSSESPESPTASPSPQALCWPSGWH encoded by the exons ATGGCCGAAGCTACCTCCGGCGCTGGGGGCACGTCCCTGGAGGGCGAGCGCGGCAAGAGGCCCCCGCCAGAGGGCGAGCCTGCAGCCCCGGTGTCCGGAGTTTTGG ATAAGCTTTTTGGGAAGCGGCTCCTGCAAGCAGGTCGATACCTGGTGTCCCACAAGGCATGGATGAAGACTGTGCCCACGGAGAACTGCGACGTGCTGATGACCTTCCCAG ATACCACTGATGACCACACGCTGCTATGGCTGCTGAACCACATCCGCGTGGGCATCCCCGAGCTCATAGTGCAAGTCCGCCACCACCGCCACACACGTGCCTATGCCTTCTTCGTCACCGCCACATATGAGAG CCTACTCCGAGGGGCCGACGAGCTGGGTCTGCGTAAAGCAGTGAAAGCCGAGTTTGGCGGTGGTACCCGCGGCTTCTCCTGTGAGGAGGACTTTATCTACGAAAATGTGGAGAGTGAGCTACGTTTCTTCACTTCCCAG GAGCGCCAGAGCATCATCCGCTTCTGGCTTCAGAACCTGCGTGCTAAGCCCGGTGAGGCACTGCACAATGTGCGTTTCCTGGAAGACCAGCCAATCA TTCCTGAGCTGGTGGCCCGTGGGATCATCCAGCAAGTGTTCCCAGTCCATGAGCAGCGCATCCTGAACCGTCTCATGAAGTCATGGGTGCAGGCTGTGTGTGAAAACCAGCCTCTAG ATGAGATCTGCGACTATTTTGGCGTGAAGATTGCCATGTACTTTGCCTGGCTGGGCTTCTACACATCGGCGATGGTGTACCCAGCTGTCTTTGGCTCTGTCCTATACACATTCACAGAGGCTGACCAG GCAAGCCAAGATGTATCCTGTGTGGTCTTTGCCCTGTTCAACGTGGTTTGGTCAACACTATTCTTGGAGGAGTGGAAACGGAGGGGGGCGGAGCTGGCCTACAAGTGGGGGACACTGGACTCACCAGCGGAAGCCGTGGAGGAGCCACGACCCCAGTTCAGG GGCGTGCGGCGCATCAGCCCAGTGACACAGGCTGAGGAATTCTACTATCCACCCTGGAAGCGGCTGTTCTTCCAGCTGTTCGTGAGCGTTCCCCTGTGCTTCACCTGCTTGGCCTGCATGTTCCTGCTCATGCTCGGCTGCTTCCAGTTGCAG gagctGGTGCTGAGTGTGAAGGGGCTGCCCCGACTTGCCCAGTTCCTGCCCAAGGTTATGCTGGCCCTGCTGGTCAGTATAAGCGCAGAGGGCTACAAGAAGCTTGCCATATGGCTCAACGACATGG AGAATTACCGGCTGGAGAGCGCCTATGAGAAGCACCTCATCATCAAGGTGGTTCTG TTCCAATTTGTCAATTCCTACCTGAGCCTCTTCTACATTGGCTTCTACCTCAAGGACATGGAGCGTCTGAAAGAG ATGCTGGCCACTCTGCTGATCACCCGTCAGTTTCTCCAGAACTTGCGCGAGATCCTGCAGCCACACTTGTACCGGCGGCTGGGCCAAGGCGAGCTCAGCTTGAGGGCTGCCTGGGAGCTGGCCCGGGCCCTGCTTGGCCTGCTCAGCCTTCGGCGCCCTGCACCCTACCACCCTGAACCCCAGGCTGAAgagggtggtggcagtggtggtaTAGGGGGCCGCAGATGTCTCAGTGGGGGCTGCGGGGCccctgaggaggaggaagaggccacagtgGAACGGCGGCCTGCAGGGGAAGGCGGGGAGGTGGAGAATGGGTCGAGAGGgggcaaggaggaggaggaggaggaggaggatgaggatgaggatgaggatgaggaagagggtgaggagggtggcCTTCTGGACTGTGGGCTCCGTCTAAAGAAGGTCAGCTTTGCTGAGCGGGGGGTTGCGCGACATCGACCCAGCCCAAGTCCAGaggccttcctggaggaggggagcCCCACAATGGTagagaaggggctggagccaggcGTGTTCACACTAGCCGAGGAGGATGATGAAGCAGAGGGGGCACCTGGCAGCCCTGAGCGGGAGACCCCGGTGGTTCTGCTTCGCCGGGCTGGGGGCGAGGGCCGGGACCAGGGGCCAGATGGGGGCCCAGAGCTGGAGACTGGCTCAGGTGACTTGGCCCGGAGGCAGCGGCGGCAGAATCGGTCCTCTTGGATCGACCCGCCTGAGGAGGAGCACTCGCCCCAACTTACCCAGGCTGAACTTGAGAGCTGTATGAAGAAGTATGAG AAGGTGATGGAGGCCATGGGTGTCCTGGCAATTGTAGTCAACTGCTATCTCATCGGCCAGTGTGGACAGCTGCAGCGCCTCTTCCCCTGGCTTGGTCCTGAGGCCGCCATCGTGTCTGTGGTGGTGCTTGAG CACTTCGCTCTGCTTCTCAAGTACCTCATCCATGTGGCCATTCCTGACATCCCAGGGTGGGTGGCCGAGGAAATGGCCAAACTCGAGTACCAGCGCCGGGAGGCCTTCAAG AGACACGAGCGCCAGGCCCAGCACCAttaccagcagcagcagcggcggcggcgggaggAGGAGGAACGCCAGCGTCATGCAGAGTACCACGCCCGGCGGGAACGTGACACAAGTGGCCGGGAGGAGACCCGGGCTGAGGGCTCTGGGCTGGACCCCGCTGCCCCTGAGAAGGCCTCAGCCAAAGCCAAGAGCATTGGGGTGGGTGGCCATAGTTCGGAGCGGCCCAAGCGTCCAGGATCCCTGTTGGCGCCTAACAATGTCATGAAGCTGAAGCAGATCATCCCGCTGCAGGGCAAGTTCTTGTCATCAGGGTCTGCATCCTCAATGGCAGGCATGGGGCCTGGCTCTGCCACACGGCCAACCCCTGCCCAGTCGCCCACAGGCAGCGATACCCGCCTGCCAGCCTTCCTTAGCTTCAAGTTCCTCAAGTCACCTGAGACCCGGCGGGACTCCGAACGCAGCCACTCACCTCCCAAGGCCTTCCACGCTGGCAAGCTCTTCCCCTTCGGCGGCGGGTCccgggctgaggctggggccaaTGGGGCGGGCGGGCAGGTCCGGCCGGCCGGGACCCCTGGCGGTTGCAGTGGCAGTGGCAGCAGTGGTGGCCGGTCCCAGCGCAGTGGGCCGGCAGACGAGGCTGCAGCTGAAGAGCCAGACACCCTCCGGCCTGAAGAGGAAGGCTCAG GGACAGCACTGGCCCCCATGAGCACCCCAGCCTTTCACCGGAGCCGGAGCCCAGCGTGGTCGACATCAACACCGCTGCCCCGGCCCCCAACTCCGCCTGTTGGTTGCTGGCAGTGGGATGGGCCTTGGGGCTGTGGGGGCGAAGGCACAGTCCCCCGCCAGGACCCCACCACCAACGCAGAGTGCCCaccctgtgccctggctggaccCCCTTccaccccccagcccctgccaggGGACGCCAGCTTCTACAGCCTCGTGCCTCCGCCTCTGCCACCATCCTCCGAGTCCCCTGAGTCTCCTACGGCCTCTCCCAGCCCCCAGGCTCTGTGCTGGCCCAGTGGCTGGCACTAG
- the ANO8 gene encoding anoctamin-8 isoform X6 — protein MAEATSGAGGTSLEGERGKRPPPEGEPAAPVSGVLDKLFGKRLLQAGRYLVSHKAWMKTVPTENCDVLMTFPDTTDDHTLLWLLNHIRVGIPELIVQVRHHRHTRAYAFFVTATYESLLRGADELGLRKAVKAEFGGGTRGFSCEEDFIYENVESELRFFTSQERQSIIRFWLQNLRAKPGEALHNVRFLEDQPIIPELVARGIIQQVFPVHEQRILNRLMKSWVQAVCENQPLDEICDYFGVKIAMYFAWLGFYTSAMVYPAVFGSVLYTFTEADQASQDVSCVVFALFNVVWSTLFLEEWKRRGAELAYKWGTLDSPAEAVEEPRPQFRGVRRISPVTQAEEFYYPPWKRLFFQLFVSVPLCFTCLACMFLLMLGCFQLQELVLSVKGLPRLAQFLPKVMLALLVSISAEGYKKLAIWLNDMENYRLESAYEKHLIIKVVLFQFVNSYLSLFYIGFYLKDMERLKEMLATLLITRQFLQNLREILQPHLYRRLGQGELSLRAAWELARALLGLLSLRRPAPYHPEPQAEEGGGSGGIGGRRCLSGGCGAPEEEEEATVERRPAGEGGEVENGSRGGKEEEEEEEDEDEDEDEEEGEEGGLLDCGLRLKKVSFAERGVARHRPSPSPEAFLEEGSPTMVEKGLEPGVFTLAEEDDEAEGAPGSPERETPVVLLRRAGGEGRDQGPDGGPELETGSGDLARRQRRQNRSSWIDPPEEEHSPQLTQAELESCMKKYEDTFQDYQEMFVQFGYVVLFSSAFPLAALCALVNNLIEIRSDALKLCTGLQRPFGQRVESIGQWQKVMEAMGVLAIVVNCYLIGQCGQLQRLFPWLGPEAAIVSVVVLEHFALLLKYLIHVAIPDIPGWVAEEMAKLEYQRREAFKRHERQAQHHYQQQQRRRREEEERQRHAEYHARRERDTSGREETRAEGSGLDPAAPEKASAKAKSIGVGGHSSERPKRPGSLLAPNNVMKLKQIIPLQGKFLSSGSASSMAGMGPGSATRPTPAQSPTGSDTRLPAFLSFKFLKSPETRRDSERSHSPPKAFHAGKLFPFGGGSRAEAGANGAGGQVRPAGTPGGCSGSGSSGGRSQRSGPADEAAAEEPDTLRPEEEGSAKGPAASYQGAQEVLDAGLRT, from the exons ATGGCCGAAGCTACCTCCGGCGCTGGGGGCACGTCCCTGGAGGGCGAGCGCGGCAAGAGGCCCCCGCCAGAGGGCGAGCCTGCAGCCCCGGTGTCCGGAGTTTTGG ATAAGCTTTTTGGGAAGCGGCTCCTGCAAGCAGGTCGATACCTGGTGTCCCACAAGGCATGGATGAAGACTGTGCCCACGGAGAACTGCGACGTGCTGATGACCTTCCCAG ATACCACTGATGACCACACGCTGCTATGGCTGCTGAACCACATCCGCGTGGGCATCCCCGAGCTCATAGTGCAAGTCCGCCACCACCGCCACACACGTGCCTATGCCTTCTTCGTCACCGCCACATATGAGAG CCTACTCCGAGGGGCCGACGAGCTGGGTCTGCGTAAAGCAGTGAAAGCCGAGTTTGGCGGTGGTACCCGCGGCTTCTCCTGTGAGGAGGACTTTATCTACGAAAATGTGGAGAGTGAGCTACGTTTCTTCACTTCCCAG GAGCGCCAGAGCATCATCCGCTTCTGGCTTCAGAACCTGCGTGCTAAGCCCGGTGAGGCACTGCACAATGTGCGTTTCCTGGAAGACCAGCCAATCA TTCCTGAGCTGGTGGCCCGTGGGATCATCCAGCAAGTGTTCCCAGTCCATGAGCAGCGCATCCTGAACCGTCTCATGAAGTCATGGGTGCAGGCTGTGTGTGAAAACCAGCCTCTAG ATGAGATCTGCGACTATTTTGGCGTGAAGATTGCCATGTACTTTGCCTGGCTGGGCTTCTACACATCGGCGATGGTGTACCCAGCTGTCTTTGGCTCTGTCCTATACACATTCACAGAGGCTGACCAG GCAAGCCAAGATGTATCCTGTGTGGTCTTTGCCCTGTTCAACGTGGTTTGGTCAACACTATTCTTGGAGGAGTGGAAACGGAGGGGGGCGGAGCTGGCCTACAAGTGGGGGACACTGGACTCACCAGCGGAAGCCGTGGAGGAGCCACGACCCCAGTTCAGG GGCGTGCGGCGCATCAGCCCAGTGACACAGGCTGAGGAATTCTACTATCCACCCTGGAAGCGGCTGTTCTTCCAGCTGTTCGTGAGCGTTCCCCTGTGCTTCACCTGCTTGGCCTGCATGTTCCTGCTCATGCTCGGCTGCTTCCAGTTGCAG gagctGGTGCTGAGTGTGAAGGGGCTGCCCCGACTTGCCCAGTTCCTGCCCAAGGTTATGCTGGCCCTGCTGGTCAGTATAAGCGCAGAGGGCTACAAGAAGCTTGCCATATGGCTCAACGACATGG AGAATTACCGGCTGGAGAGCGCCTATGAGAAGCACCTCATCATCAAGGTGGTTCTG TTCCAATTTGTCAATTCCTACCTGAGCCTCTTCTACATTGGCTTCTACCTCAAGGACATGGAGCGTCTGAAAGAG ATGCTGGCCACTCTGCTGATCACCCGTCAGTTTCTCCAGAACTTGCGCGAGATCCTGCAGCCACACTTGTACCGGCGGCTGGGCCAAGGCGAGCTCAGCTTGAGGGCTGCCTGGGAGCTGGCCCGGGCCCTGCTTGGCCTGCTCAGCCTTCGGCGCCCTGCACCCTACCACCCTGAACCCCAGGCTGAAgagggtggtggcagtggtggtaTAGGGGGCCGCAGATGTCTCAGTGGGGGCTGCGGGGCccctgaggaggaggaagaggccacagtgGAACGGCGGCCTGCAGGGGAAGGCGGGGAGGTGGAGAATGGGTCGAGAGGgggcaaggaggaggaggaggaggaggaggatgaggatgaggatgaggatgaggaagagggtgaggagggtggcCTTCTGGACTGTGGGCTCCGTCTAAAGAAGGTCAGCTTTGCTGAGCGGGGGGTTGCGCGACATCGACCCAGCCCAAGTCCAGaggccttcctggaggaggggagcCCCACAATGGTagagaaggggctggagccaggcGTGTTCACACTAGCCGAGGAGGATGATGAAGCAGAGGGGGCACCTGGCAGCCCTGAGCGGGAGACCCCGGTGGTTCTGCTTCGCCGGGCTGGGGGCGAGGGCCGGGACCAGGGGCCAGATGGGGGCCCAGAGCTGGAGACTGGCTCAGGTGACTTGGCCCGGAGGCAGCGGCGGCAGAATCGGTCCTCTTGGATCGACCCGCCTGAGGAGGAGCACTCGCCCCAACTTACCCAGGCTGAACTTGAGAGCTGTATGAAGAAGTATGAG GACACATTCCAGGACTACCAGGAAATGTTTGTGCAGTTCGGCTACGTCGTCCTCTTCTCATCTGCCTTCCCCCTGGCTgcgctgtgtgccctggtcaacAACCTCATTGAGATTCGCAGTGATGCCCTCAAGCTGTGCACGGGGCTGCAGCGGCCCTTTGGGCAGCGGGTCGAGAGCATCGGCCAGTGGCAG AAGGTGATGGAGGCCATGGGTGTCCTGGCAATTGTAGTCAACTGCTATCTCATCGGCCAGTGTGGACAGCTGCAGCGCCTCTTCCCCTGGCTTGGTCCTGAGGCCGCCATCGTGTCTGTGGTGGTGCTTGAG CACTTCGCTCTGCTTCTCAAGTACCTCATCCATGTGGCCATTCCTGACATCCCAGGGTGGGTGGCCGAGGAAATGGCCAAACTCGAGTACCAGCGCCGGGAGGCCTTCAAG AGACACGAGCGCCAGGCCCAGCACCAttaccagcagcagcagcggcggcggcgggaggAGGAGGAACGCCAGCGTCATGCAGAGTACCACGCCCGGCGGGAACGTGACACAAGTGGCCGGGAGGAGACCCGGGCTGAGGGCTCTGGGCTGGACCCCGCTGCCCCTGAGAAGGCCTCAGCCAAAGCCAAGAGCATTGGGGTGGGTGGCCATAGTTCGGAGCGGCCCAAGCGTCCAGGATCCCTGTTGGCGCCTAACAATGTCATGAAGCTGAAGCAGATCATCCCGCTGCAGGGCAAGTTCTTGTCATCAGGGTCTGCATCCTCAATGGCAGGCATGGGGCCTGGCTCTGCCACACGGCCAACCCCTGCCCAGTCGCCCACAGGCAGCGATACCCGCCTGCCAGCCTTCCTTAGCTTCAAGTTCCTCAAGTCACCTGAGACCCGGCGGGACTCCGAACGCAGCCACTCACCTCCCAAGGCCTTCCACGCTGGCAAGCTCTTCCCCTTCGGCGGCGGGTCccgggctgaggctggggccaaTGGGGCGGGCGGGCAGGTCCGGCCGGCCGGGACCCCTGGCGGTTGCAGTGGCAGTGGCAGCAGTGGTGGCCGGTCCCAGCGCAGTGGGCCGGCAGACGAGGCTGCAGCTGAAGAGCCAGACACCCTCCGGCCTGAAGAGGAAGGCTCAG CCAAGGGTCCAGCAGCCAGTTACCAGGGAGCCCAAGAGGTGCTAGATGCAGGACTGCGGACTTAA